The DNA window GCCTTGCCACAGGAAGCCCGTGCCGAAGCCATCGCGGCCAACCACGGTACCGGCGTTGTTGACGTCCTTGGCGGAAAGTGAGAATCCGTCGATAGCCGTCGCCACGCCGTCGGCGTAGAGGTAAGCATGGTCGCTCTGCGTCGAATAGTCGCGCGAGTTGATCACGGTATTGCCGTTGTCGCTGATGGCGGCCGCATAAGAGATGGTGCTGCCGTCGTTCGGGATTGTGGCCGACAGGTTGGTCGTGCCGCCGTTCGAGAAGATCACGGCCTCGTTGAGCAATTGGCCTGCGCTGCCGGCGATCTGACCATTGTTGTTGATCCCGTTTGCCCCGCTATTGGTGGCGTTGGCCGGCGTCAGCTTAGTGACGCTTCCATTCGAATATACAAACCCATAGGAGCCGTCGTCCGTTGACACATTGCCGGTGATTTGGCCGGCGTTGTTGATGCCGGTAGCCGAGCTGTTCGCCGGGCCGATGGTGGTGTAGACGCCGTTGGAATAGCTGAACGCCTGCGTGCTGCCGTACTCGCCGACGATCTGGCCGGAGTCGTTGATGCCATAGGCGAAACTTCTGCCCGATGGAGAACCCAGGTAGCTCAAGCCGCTGCCGTTGTACAGCACCGCTTGGGTCGCGTCATTGCCGACTACCTGGCCGAGATTGTTCATCGCCTTCGGGCTGAAGGCGCCGAGATACGTCATGCTGAACTGCGGCGCCGTGGCGGCCAGGGCGGGCAGGGTCGCGACGCTGAGGATCAGCGCAGCGATGCATTTCATTTTGGTCGAGATCAAGACAATTTCCTTCGAAAGGAGGGTGGGGGAGCTGCACGCCGTGGTACGGCGCGCAGGGGGAGTTAAAAACGGATGAATTTTTAGCTACCTTAACAATATCTTAATTCAAATATTGCAACTACCACAGCCCCGTTCGATTGAAAGTCGCTTTATTTTATTTGCCGTCTCCGCCGCCGGTTTGCGACAGGATGAAGGCGTAGGTATCGGCCGACTCGGCATCCTGCTGGGCGCGGGTCGAGCCCATGCCGTGGCCGGCGTCGAAGTCCACGCGCAGCAGCACAGGCTTGCCGCTGGCGGTGGCCGTTTGCAGCCGCGCCGCCATCTTGGCCGGATGGAACGGCGCCACGCGCGGATCGGTCACGCCGGTCGTCAGCAGCACCGCCGGATACTTGGTGCCGTCGACCACCTGCTGATAGCTGTCGATGCTCTTGATCGCCTTGAAGCCGGCCGGGTCCGAGATCGCGCCCCATTCAGGTTCTTCCGCATAGCCGTTCTGCTCGGCCACGTAGCGCAGCGGATTGTGCCAGCCCACGCCCGACACCACCGCCGCGAACAGGTCCGGACGCTCTTCCATCGCGCGTCCCATCGGGATGCCGCCGGCCGAGCGGCCGCCGATGGCCAGGTGCGCCGGCGCCGTGTATTTGTTGGCCACCAGGTCCTCGCTGACGGCGATCAGGTCGCGCCAGGTGTTCGGCTTGTTTTCCAGCTTGCCGGCGCGATGCCACTCGCGGCCGAATTCGCCGCCGCCACGCACGTTGGCGTAGCCGATGACGGCGCCCTGGTCGGCCAGCGCCAGCGCGCGGCTGGCGAACGACGGCGTATAGGCGGCCGCGCCGTAGCTGCCGTAGGCGGAGATGAAGGCCGGATTCTTGCCATCCATCTTCAGGCCCTTTTTGTAGATCAGGCTGTACGGAATTTGCGTGCCGTCCTTGGCCTTGGCGAAGCGGCGCTCGGTCGTGTAGCCGCTGGTGTCGATCGCCGGCTTCGGCGTGATGCCGGTGTCGGCCACCTTGCCGTCGGCGCCGACGCTCCAGATGCCGGCCGGTTCGAGCCAGCCCGACAGGATGGACAGCGCGCCCGGCGAGTCCGCGTCGGCTTCGATCGAGCGCAGCGTGCCGTCGAAGGGCAGGGCGATGTCGACCAGCTTGCCGTCGTCGCCGAGGCGTTGCAGCTTGCTGATGCCGCCGTCCATCGAACGGATGTAGAGGCCGTCCTTGGCGCGCGCCGTGCCCTGCAACACCAGCGCCGATTCCGGCACCACCTCGACCGCCTTCTCCAGCGACGGCGACTTGGCCGAGGTCTTCAGCAAACGCCCGCGCGGATGGCCTTTGGTCGACAGCAGATACAGGTCGTCGCCGTGCAGATCGATGCCGGTGATCTCATCCTCGAAACCGGCCACCGGCTGCCACTTGGCCTTGCCTTTGATGACATCGGCCAGCGGCGCGCTGAACACGCGCTGCTCCGGCCGCACATCGGCCAGGATCAGCAGCGCGGTGGACGAGTGCGGCGACGTGCCGACGTACGGCGACTGGATCTTTTCATACTTCACCGACGGATCGAGGTCGCGCTTCATGATGATCGGATCGCGTTCCGGCTTGCCGCCCAGCTTGTGGAAACGCACCTGCGAATCGAGATAGCGTTCCGGCGTGTTGATCTTGCCGGTCAACTGATTGTAGAAGAAGCCCGAGCTGTCCTCGAGCCAGTTGGGATTGGCGCCCTGGGTGTTGGCGATACGTTCCTTGAGGACGGCGCCGGTGCGCACGTCCATGATCTGCAGCACCGAATCCTCGCTGCCGTCCTTCGACAGGCCGTACACCAGCTTGCTGCCGTCGGGCGACGGTTGCCACCAGTCCAGCGAGTAGTGGCTGGTTTTCGTGTCGAGCTTGGTCGGGTCGACCAGCACGCGCTCCTTACCGCTCATGCCGTCCCGCACGAACAGCTTGAAGTTGTTGGCGCCAGCCGGACGCTGTTGGTAGAAGATGCGGCTGCCGGCCTTTTGCACGCGCGCCGGCGCGGCCACGTCGCCCGACAGCTGCTCGATGCGTTTGAGCAGCACATCGCGCTTGGGCAGCGCGTCGAGCACGCCGCGCGCGTGGGCATTCTGTTGTTTGAGGAAGGGCAGCCAGTCGGGGTCCTTGTCGTTCTCCATCCAGCGGTAGCGGTCGACGATGGCTTCGCCGAAGTAGGTGTCGGTGACGGGCACGATTTTGGCGACGGGGGCGGGTGGAACGGGCTTTTGCGCCAGGGCGGCGGTAGCGGTCAGGGCAAGGGCGGCCCCGTACATCAGGCGGACTAACTTGGTCATCTTATCTCCTAGTGGCGGAACACCTATTCTGCCACAGAAGATTGTGAAAATTACACCGCCGGCGCGGTCTTCTTTTTCTTTTCCGGCGCCGGCAGTTGCACCAGCCGGGTACCGCTCAGTTTGTCGTGCAGGAACTGACGGTCCTTGTCGAAAAAGGCGGTAAGCGACCACAGCAGAATGCCGACGCCGACCGCGCCCAGCGCCTGCCAGCGGTGCAGGTCCAGCGCCAGGCTGACGACCAGCGCCGGCAGCACCCACATCCAGCTCAGCAGGTAGCGCATGGCGGCGGCCTTCGGCGACACGTGCGCGTGGCCGGGGCGGACCAGTTTGAGGCGCCAGGTCTTCATTGCCAAGGTCTGGCCGTCGCGGCTCCACTGGTGGACGAAGTACACGCCCAGCACCAGGAAGGCCAGCGCCTGGCGCATGTGCTCGACCAGCGGCGCGTGACTGGCGCCGGTGATCATCTCAAAAATCAGGAAGGGGAGGAACAGCACCGCGAACCCCAGCAGGCACTCGTAGACCATGGACACCAGGCGGCGCTTGATGGTGGGCCGGGTGGTAGCCTGCAGGGTCGGCGAAACGCTATTTTGCATTGTCGCCGGCCGCTGGCGCGGTGGGTGGGGTTGGCGCGGCGGCGGGCGCCGGCGCCGGTGCCGGTGCCGGTGCCGGGGCGGGCGAAGAAATCACCGGCGCGATATTCGAGGCGTTCGGCAACGGCCCACCGGTGGCCGGATCGATCCACGGCGGATGCGCCGTCGCGGGGGGCGCGGTGGCGCCAGCGGCCGTGCCGGTGGTCGGCCCGCCAGGCTTGATCGGCGCCGGCATCTTCATCTTGCTCTGGGTCGGCGTCGGCAGGTTGGCCAACTGCTTCTTGGTCGGCGACTTGGCCGCCAGCGCCTTCTTCTCTTCGTCGGACAGCTGCTGGTAGGATTCCCACTGGGTCGATTTCTGCGACGGGTCGAGTTTTTGCGCGCGCGCGAAGTTCTGCCGCACCTGGCGGCGTTCCTCCGGCGTCATCCGGACCCACTCGCGCATGCGTTCCTGCACGCGGACCTGCTCGTCCGGCTTCATCGACGCGTAGCGCTTGCCGATGCCCAGCCACTTTTGCTTGCGGATGGGTTCCATCGTGTCCCACTCGCCGGCCAGCGGCTCGAGCGCCTGCTTTTGCGCCGGCGTCAGGTCTTTCCACAGGATTTTTTCAGGCGGGATGTCGCCGGTGTTGACAGTCGTCGGGGCGGAAGCGAGCACGGGCGTACCGGACTGGTTGCCCACCAATACCGCGCCGGCCGCTGCTACCGCTACCACCGCCGCCGCAGCAGCGCCCCATTTTGCCCGACCGCTCAATGCCATACTTATTGCTCGCTTTGGGACAGATACGCGTTAAAGCCGTGGTCCAGGTAGGCGGACAGCGGCAGTTCATCGGACAGGACGGCCGCATCGAGCTCGGCCAGATCGGCGATGCGCTGTTGCTGCTCGTATTGGTAGATCCCGGCCAGGCCGGCGACCAGCACCAGCATTGGCACAGCCACGCCCATGCGGCCGAGCCAGCCGAAGCCTTTGGGCAGCAAGCCGCCCATGAAGCCGCCGGCGGTGGCCATCTCGGTCTTACTGACGCGCACGCTCATCGGCGCCTCGACATGGGCCTTCTTGCGGGCCAGCGCCATCTTGCGCGCTTGCGCCAGGCGGTCCGTGGTCGAGGCGGGCAAATCGTCCAGCCGCTCGTTGA is part of the Oxalobacteraceae bacterium OTU3CAMAD1 genome and encodes:
- a CDS encoding prolyl oligopeptidase family serine peptidase, whose product is MPVTDTYFGEAIVDRYRWMENDKDPDWLPFLKQQNAHARGVLDALPKRDVLLKRIEQLSGDVAAPARVQKAGSRIFYQQRPAGANNFKLFVRDGMSGKERVLVDPTKLDTKTSHYSLDWWQPSPDGSKLVYGLSKDGSEDSVLQIMDVRTGAVLKERIANTQGANPNWLEDSSGFFYNQLTGKINTPERYLDSQVRFHKLGGKPERDPIIMKRDLDPSVKYEKIQSPYVGTSPHSSTALLILADVRPEQRVFSAPLADVIKGKAKWQPVAGFEDEITGIDLHGDDLYLLSTKGHPRGRLLKTSAKSPSLEKAVEVVPESALVLQGTARAKDGLYIRSMDGGISKLQRLGDDGKLVDIALPFDGTLRSIEADADSPGALSILSGWLEPAGIWSVGADGKVADTGITPKPAIDTSGYTTERRFAKAKDGTQIPYSLIYKKGLKMDGKNPAFISAYGSYGAAAYTPSFASRALALADQGAVIGYANVRGGGEFGREWHRAGKLENKPNTWRDLIAVSEDLVANKYTAPAHLAIGGRSAGGIPMGRAMEERPDLFAAVVSGVGWHNPLRYVAEQNGYAEEPEWGAISDPAGFKAIKSIDSYQQVVDGTKYPAVLLTTGVTDPRVAPFHPAKMAARLQTATASGKPVLLRVDFDAGHGMGSTRAQQDAESADTYAFILSQTGGGDGK
- a CDS encoding PEP-CTERM sorting domain-containing protein; this encodes MISTKMKCIAALILSVATLPALAATAPQFSMTYLGAFSPKAMNNLGQVVGNDATQAVLYNGSGLSYLGSPSGRSFAYGINDSGQIVGEYGSTQAFSYSNGVYTTIGPANSSATGINNAGQITGNVSTDDGSYGFVYSNGSVTKLTPANATNSGANGINNNGQIAGSAGQLLNEAVIFSNGGTTNLSATIPNDGSTISYAAAISDNGNTVINSRDYSTQSDHAYLYADGVATAIDGFSLSAKDVNNAGTVVGRDGFGTGFLWQGGVMYDINSLVTGLDGWFIKDAIAINEFNQIAVSACRGTDCGTLLLSSVSAVPEPSTYAMMAGGLGLLGFMARRRRAAPKA
- a CDS encoding DUF3106 domain-containing protein, with protein sequence MALSGRAKWGAAAAAVVAVAAAGAVLVGNQSGTPVLASAPTTVNTGDIPPEKILWKDLTPAQKQALEPLAGEWDTMEPIRKQKWLGIGKRYASMKPDEQVRVQERMREWVRMTPEERRQVRQNFARAQKLDPSQKSTQWESYQQLSDEEKKALAAKSPTKKQLANLPTPTQSKMKMPAPIKPGGPTTGTAAGATAPPATAHPPWIDPATGGPLPNASNIAPVISSPAPAPAPAPAPAPAAAPTPPTAPAAGDNAK
- a CDS encoding DUF3619 family protein, with product MNTDELNFAYKVRHALNERLDDLPASTTDRLAQARKMALARKKAHVEAPMSVRVSKTEMATAGGFMGGLLPKGFGWLGRMGVAVPMLVLVAGLAGIYQYEQQQRIADLAELDAAVLSDELPLSAYLDHGFNAYLSQSEQ
- a CDS encoding RDD family protein; translated protein: MQNSVSPTLQATTRPTIKRRLVSMVYECLLGFAVLFLPFLIFEMITGASHAPLVEHMRQALAFLVLGVYFVHQWSRDGQTLAMKTWRLKLVRPGHAHVSPKAAAMRYLLSWMWVLPALVVSLALDLHRWQALGAVGVGILLWSLTAFFDKDRQFLHDKLSGTRLVQLPAPEKKKKTAPAV